One window of the Babesia microti strain RI chromosome IV, complete genome genome contains the following:
- a CDS encoding Tpr related protein, putative (overlaps_old_locusTagID:BBM_III09985), translated as MSSSSDGNKKASMFFAGLIVLFPLRLVITAASFSIVRFQLPPSLIGLFINKFNNPLQISIVIGTLLINILSWSNLNEKVMRYTSITVHWLYLIIHLILLLIYRSGGIEGNLGAYYWVIIVAGILSGAIITSVVGVNGKDVACFTVSVPLSGILVSGYHFLFLKYANKLSTYETSYNIVYYQIIISILIIFVASILWTMSFSRNTTSSSTEGSDGGSTISEVISQMGLTVVGQGLQLVIYPGIAPYQLISMDEGRIIDAYCMLFCVFPQLVLFTMEMLGSTGAPSKKWEGNLKFWNLTWLSVIIYLGLAITFFHVLYYPDSTLSKHIIGNKAVVGCLTVMFLLLHNTITNIGLNGVGPHGTFYNSLNMLLGLGTMTALGYIGDGHLTTYRMYSRENWPTEGFTNFQAFKFWCRGTMSNTWYSIKTSFNTDIRGVFSNMK; from the coding sequence ATGTCTAGTAGTAGTGATGGAAATAAGAAGGCTTCCATGTTTTTTGCTGGACTGATTGTCCTATTTCCACTTCGTTTGGTTATAACGGCTGCCAGTTTTTCAATAGTAAGGTTCCAACTCCCACCAAGTCTAATTGGACTATTcattaacaaattcaaCAATCCTTTGCAAATTTCTATCGTAATCGGTACTCTgttaatcaatatattatcatgGTCTAATTTAAATGAAAAGGTTATGAGATATACTTCTATCACTGTTCATTGgctatatttaattatccatttaatattgttattaatttacagGAGTGGTGGTATTGAGGGTAACTTGGGTGCATATTACTGGGTAATAATAGTGGCTGGTATTTTATCTGGAGCGATTATTACATCCGTGGTAGGCGTCAATGGAAAAGATGTTGCCTGCTTCACTGTCTCTGTTCCTCTATCTGGAATCCTAGTGTCCGGATaccattttttatttttaaagtatgcaaataaattatcaacttaTGAAACTAGTTACAACATTGTTTactatcaaataataatatcaattttaataatttttgtagcatcaattttatGGACGATGTCATTTTCTAGGAATACAACTAGTTCAAGTACTGAAGGCTCAGACGGTGGTTCTACTATATCTGAAGTCATATCGCAGATGGGTTTGACTGTGGTAGGGCAGGGTTTACAGCTGGTTATTTATCCGGGTATTGCACcttatcaattaatttctatGGATGAAGGACGTATTATTGATGCATATTGTATGTTGTTTTGTGTATTCCCACAACTAGTGCTTTTCACAATGGAAATGCTTGGTTCAACTGGAGCTCCAAGTAAAAAATGGGAAGGTAActtgaaattttggaaCCTTACGTGGTTATCggtaattatatatttgggtttggcaataacattttttcatgtattatattatcctGATAGTACATTATCAAAGCATATCATTGGTAATAAGGCAGTAGTAGGATGTTTAACAGTTATGTTTTTATTACTTCACAATACAATAACGAACATAGGATTAAATGGTGTAGGCCCTCATGGCACATTTTATAACAGCTTAAACATGCTATTAGGTCTTGGTACCATGACGGCTTTAGGGTATATAGGGGATGGGCATTTAACCACGTACCGTATGTATTCTAGGGAAAATTGGCCAACTGAAGGATTTACTAATTTCCAGGCATTTAAATTTTGGTGCAGAGGTACAATGTCCAACACATGGTACAGTATAAAAACATCATTTAATACTGATATCAGAGGAGTATTTAGCAATATGAAGTAA
- a CDS encoding BMN1 family protein (overlaps_old_locusTagID:BBM_III09990) produces the protein MTISDAAKDFEYEYKKRKADTLCDVSLAFNSLVQSLAIKFGANVLKNKIFNKDGINNTNFKDMIKEVILATEEVNKVLASGFLTLDILVFFKSFISTIPKVSNSIIPGFKALIVFVYLIWI, from the exons ATGACTATAA GTGATGCTGCTAAGGACTTTGAGTATGAATATAAGAAGAGGAAGGCTGATACACTTTGCGATGTGTCATTAGCttttaattcattagtACAATCTTTAGCCATTAAATTTGGTG CTAATGTTTTGAAGAATAAGATCTTTAACAAGGATGGGATTAATAACACTAATTTTAAGGACATGATCAAGGAGGTGATCCTTGCAACTGAAGAAGTCAATAAAGTATTGGCGTCGGGATTTCTAACATTGGATATCCTCGTGTT tttcaaatcatttatttcaaCAATCCCCAAAGTTTCtaattcaataattccTGGATTTAAGGCACTAATAGTCTTTGTTTATTTGATATGgatttaa